The following DNA comes from Streptomyces sp. NBC_00273.
TCCGCCTCCCGGGCCGCCGTGTGCCGCTGCTTCCACTGCTTCACGCCGTCCTCGGCCCGGCTGACGGGGTCCCGGCCGGCCGCGTCGTCGGCGAGCCGCAGCGCGGTCGCCAGCCCGGCGTCCAACTGCTTCATGTTGTTCGTGAAGTCCACGTCGTACTTGTCGGACTTCTTGTCCTCGGCCAGTACGGCGCCCCGCGCGATCAGGGTCAGGTTCTCGCCGGCCCGCGCCTGCAGGGAGGCGATCCGCGCGTCGTTGAGCACCTTCATCGATTCCTGCCCGTCCGCCCGGGCCTCGCTCAACGAGGACCGTGCCACCGTGTGCCCCACGGCGAGCCACAGCAGGACCACCACCGACGCGGCCGTCGCGGCCACCAGTCCGTGGTTGAGCACCCGGTTCGTGTGCAGGTAGTTGCGCCGCTGCGCCCAGACCAGGGCGGCGACCGCGAGCAGGCCCAGACCGATCGAGGCCAGTGGCCAGGACCGGGCGTCGTCGTGGTCCGTGTAGAGCCGCTTCGTCTCCGACTCGTACAGCCGCTGGGCGGCCGGCAGCAGCTGGGTGGTCATCTGCTCGTTGGCGTAACGGAGGTAGGCGCCGCCCAGCGGCAGGCCCTGCCGGTTGGTGGCCCGGGCCTGCTCGATCAGGCCGGTGTAGCGCGGGAGCTGCTCGCTCAGCACGGTGATCTGCCGGCGGGAGTCCTCGTTGCCGCCGGTGTTGGCGGCGGCGCTCACCAGCAGCTTGGAGGCGTTGGCGATGTCCTTCTCGTACCGCTGACGGACCTCGCGCGGCTCCTGGGCCCCCAGCAGGAACCCGCTGGAGGAGGTCGTGTCGGCGTCCGCCAGGGAGCGGTAGATGCTCGCCGCGTCCGCGCTCAGCGGCTGGCTGCGGCCCACCACGTCGTCGGCGGCCGCGGCCCGGTCGGAGATCTCCCAGACGCTCACGGTGCCGAACAGCATGATCAGGGCGGCCAGTACCGCGCCGATGATCCGCAGCCGGCCCGGCTCGGTGGTCGCCGCCTCGCGCAGCCGCTCCACGCCCTCGGCCCAAGCGGTCCGCCCGGGCGGACCGTCGGGCGGTGGTGCCGTCGGCCCGGCCGACGGCACGGAAGCACCGCCCCCGGGCGCGGGCGCGCGTGATGTGATCGCCACCGTGACCTCCCCCTCGGTCCTGTCGTCCTCCAGCCGACGCTGGGAGGTACCCCCTGCGCAGCAGTATGGCCGTAGTGCCGGTCGACCACAGCACCCGGTGCTGGATCCAGGGCGATCCGTCCCCGAGGGCCCCCTTCGTCGCCCCTTCACCGTCAATACGTCCGTATGGGCGCCACGGTTCCAGACCGGACGATTTCCGGGGCGGGTTCACCCGAAATGGGCACGGAGTTTTTCGTATGCCCCGGGCGGGGCGCCGAGTGCGTCCAGGCCCAGCAGCCCGGCACCGAGCACCGGCGGTGCCGTGATCACGCGGATCCGGGCGCGCGGGGCCCGTTCGGCGAGGCCCGCCGCGATCCGGTCGTTGAGCTGCGGGTGCCCGGCGGCCAGCACACTGCCGCCCAGCACCACCGGCACCTCCTGCTCCAGCAGACCCAGGCGACCCAGCGCCACCGATGCCATGGCCACCACCTCGTCCGCCTGCCGGTGCACCAGCGACAGCGCCACCGGGTCCCCGGCGGCCGCCACCGCGAACAGCACCGGCGTCAGCTCGTGCCGCCGCGCGTGCTCCACCCGGCCCAGGTGCATGGCCTCGATCAGCGAGGCCATCGACGCGTGGCCGAGGTGCGCGGGCAGCGCCCGGGCCAGCTCCGTCGGCCCGCCCCGCCCGTCCTCGGCCCGGGCCGCGAACCACAGGGCCTCCTCGGCCAGTCCGCCCCCGCCGCCCCAGTCGCCGGAGATCCGCCCGACCGCGGGGAAGCGGGCGGTCCGCCCGTCCGGGGTCATCCCGACGCAGTTGATGCCCGCCCCGCACACCACAGCGACCCCGCACGGGTCGGCGCCCGTCGGCAGCCCGGAGCGCAGCAGCGCGAAGGTGTCGTTGTGCACCGCCGTCGCACGGCCCCAACCGCGGCGCTCGATCTCCCGCGCCAGCTGCTGCTCCTCCACCGCGAAGTCGGCGTTGGCCAGGCACGCCGACACCCGCTCGGCCCACGGCCCGGCCGCGGGGCCGGCGCGCAGCCCGGCGTCGGCCATCGCCCCGGCCAGCACGTCGACGGCCGCGGCCACGCCCGTGCGCGGCGGCTGGAAGCCCCCGGCCTGGCCGGAGCACAGCACCGAGCCGTCCGGGGCGAGGAGCGCCACGTCCGTCTTGCTGTTGCCCGCGTCGATCGCCAGCACCGAGGGGAGGGTCACGCCCATGGCAGGTGCTCCTTGTTGTGCGCGAGGAGCCGGTCGGTCAGCCCTTCGGCCAGGTCGAACTGTCCGATGAGCGGGTGCGCCAGCAGTGCCTTGAAGACCCGATCGCGCCCGCCGCGCAGGGCCGCGTCCAGCGCGAGGTCCTCGTACGCGCTCACGTGCGAGATCAGCCCGGAGAACAGCGGGTCCAGCCGGGGCACCGCCAGCGCAGCGGCGCCGGATCCGTCGACGCGGGCCTGCACCTCGATCACCGCGTCGTCCGGCAGGAACGGCAGCGTGCCGTTGTTGTACGTGTTGACCACCTGCACGGCCGGCCCGCCGTCGCCCAGCAGGGATGCGGCCAGGTCCACGGCGGCCTCGGAGTAGAAGGCGCCGCCGCGTTTCGCCAGCAGCGCCGGCTTCTCGTCGAGCGCGGGATCCCCGTACAGGGCGAGCAGTTCGCGTTCCATCGCGGCGACCTCGGCGGCCCGCGAGGGCTTGGTCCCGAGCTCCCGGACGACCTCGTCGTGGGCGTAGAAGTAGCGCAGGTAGTACGAGGGCACGACGCCGAGCCGGTCCAGCACCGTCCGCGGCAGCCCCAGGTCCCCGGCGACGGCCTCGCCGTGCGTGGCGAGCAGGGTCGCCAGCAGGTCCTCGCCGTCCGGGCCGCCGCGGCGCACGCCGAGCTCCCAGGTGAGGTGGTTGAGGCCCACGTGGTCCAGGTGGATGTCGGCCGGCGCCAGGTCCAGCAGCGCCGCGAACTTCCGCTGGAGGCCGATGGCGACGTTGCAGAGCCCGACTGCCTTGTGCCCGGCCTGCAAGAGAGCCCGGGTGACGATCCCGACCGGGTTGGTGAAGTCGATGATCCATGCGTCCGGGTTGGTCCGCCGGACCCGCTCGGCGATGTCGAGGACCACCGGGACCGTGCGCAGTGCCTTGGCGAGCCCGCCCGCGCCCGTGGTCTCCTGGCCGACGCAGCCGCACTCCAGCGGCCAGGTCTCGTCCTGGAGCCGGGCGGCCTGCCCGCCGATGCGCAGCTGGAGCAGGACCGCGTCGGCCCCGGCGATGCCCGCGTCGAGGTCGGAAGTGGTGGTGATGCGTCCGGGGTGGCCCTGCCGGGCGAAGATCCGCCGGGCCAGGCCGCCGATCAGCTCCAGTCGATCGGCGGCCGGGTCGATCAGCACGAGCTCGCTGACGGGCAGGGTGTCGCGCAGCCGCGCGAAGCCGTCGACCAGTTCGGGGGTGTAGGTGGAACCGCCGCCCACCACTGCGAGTTTCATCGTCAGCCTTTCACGCCGGTCAGGGTGACTCCCTCGACGAACGCCTTCTGGGCGAAGAAGAAGAGGACGATCACCGGGGCCATGACCAGTACGGTCGCGGCCATGGTCAGGTTCCAGTTGGTGTGGTGCGCACCCTTGAAGGACTCCAGTCCGTAGCTGAGGGTCCAGGCGGCCGGGTTGTCGGAGGCGTAGATCTGCGGGCCGAAGTAGTCGTTCCAGGCGCAGAAGAACTGGAAGAGCGCGACGGCGGCGATCCCGGGCCGGGCCATCGGCAGGACGACGCGCAGCAGGGTGCGCACCTCGCCGCATCCGTCGACGCGGGCCGCGTCCAGGTACTCGTCGGGGATGGTCAGCAGGAACTGGCGGAGCAGGAAGATGGAGAAGGCGTCGCCGAAGGCCATCGGGACGATCAGCGGCCACAGGGTGCCCGACAGGTCGAGCTGCTTCGCCCAGAAGAGGTACATGGGGATGACCACCACCTGCGGCGGCAGCATCATCATGGCGATCACGAGGAGCAGCGCGAGCCGCCGCCCGCGGAAGCGGAACTTGGCGAGCGCGTATGCGACGGGCACGGAGGAGACCACGGTCAACAGGGTGCCGAGTCCGGCGTACAAGAGCGTGTTGCGCCACCAGGTCAGGAAGCCCGGGGTGTGCCACACCTTGGCGTAGTTGCCCCATTCCCAGGTATCGGGCCACAGGTCGCGGGTCAGGGCCTGCCGGTCGCCCATCAGGGAGGTGAGGAGGAGGAAGACGAAGGGGAGGACGAAGAACAGGGCGGCGGCCACGCCGAGCGAGTGCACCCCGACCCAGTGCAGTACCGCCTTGGAGGATCTCCGTCCGGTGTGCGCGCCGCTCATTCACCTGCTCCGATCAGACCGCCACGGCGCCGCATCAGGAGCGCGGTGAAGGCCATGGAGAGGGCGAACAGGACGAGCGCGACGACGCACGCGGTGCCGTAGTCGAAGCGCTGGAAGCCGAGGTTGTAGACGAGTTGGGGCAGCGTCAGGGTGGACTTGTCGGGATAGCCCGGCTCGAACTGCTGGCCCGAGCCGCCGATCACCCCGGCCGCGACCTTCCCCGCCACCAGCGGCTGGGCGTAGTACTGCATGGCCTGGATGACCCCGGTGACCACCGCGAACATGATGATCGGCGAGATGTTGGGCAGGGTGATGTGCCGGAACCGCGCCCAGGCGCCGGCCCCGTCCAGCTCCGCGGCCTCGTACTGCTCCTTGGGTACGTCGAGCAGCGCGGCCATGAAGATGACCATCAGGTCGCCGACCCCCCACAGGGCGAGGGCGGTCAGGGCCGGCTTGGACCAGTCGGCGTCGGTGAACCAGCCGGGGGTGGGCAGCCCCACCGCGTCCAGCAGGGTGTTGGCGGGGCCGGTGCCGGGGTTGAGCAGGAAGACGAAGGCCAGCGTCGCGGCGACCGGCGGGGCCAGGTAGGGCAGGTAGAACAGGGTCCGGAAGATCCCGGTCCCCGTCTTGATCTTCGTGATGAGCAGGCCGATGCCGAGGCCGAAGGCGACCCGGCAGGTCACCATCACCAGGACCAGCCACAGCGTGTTGCGCATGGCCGGCCAGAAGAGCGGATAGTCCGTGAAGACGTAGCTCCAGTTGTCCAGGCCGTTGAAGGCGGGCTGCCGGAAGCCGTCGTACCGCGTGAAGGAGAAGTACAGGGTGGACAGCAGCGGGTAGAGGAAGAAGACGGCGAAGCCGATCAGCCAGGGGGACAGGAAGGCCGCGGTCCGCAGGGCGGAGCGCCGCCGCTTCGCGCGCAGGGGGTGGGCGCCGGTCATCGGGCTACTTCGCCTTCGCGATGTCCGTGTCGATCTGTTGGTCGGTCTTGGCGAGACCGGCCGGGATGTCGCCGACGTCGCCCTTCTCCACGGCGTACGCGAAGTCCGTGAAGGTCAGCTGGTAGGTGCCGCCGTCGGCCTTGGCCGGGGTGGTGCTGGACTTCGGGTGCCGGGCGATGTCGAGGAAGGTCTTGAACTCCGGGGTCACCTGGAGGGCCGGGGACTGAAGGGCGGCGAACGTGGACGGGACGTTGTGGATGGCGTTGGCGAAGGCCACCACCGCCTCGGTGTCCGTCGTCATGTACTTGACCAGCTCCCAGGCGGCGTTCTGCTTCTTGCTGCCCGCGGCGATGCCCATGATCGTGCCGGAGAGGTAGCCCTTGCCGTAGTCGTCGGCCTGTTCGTCGGGGACGGGCATCGGCGCGGTGCCGATCTCGAAGGCGACGCCGGCTTCCTTGGCCATCGGGGCGCGCCACTCGCCGTCGATCTGCATGGCCACCTGGCCGGTGTGGAAGGGGTGTTCGGCGCTCCACTCGTCCCCGAAGGTGTTGCGGAACCGCTCCAGCTTCTCGTAGCCGCCGAGCTTCGCCACCAGGTCCTTCTGCGCGGTCAGCATCTTCACGAAGGCCGGGTCCACGGCGAGGCCGGACCTGCCGTCGGCGGTGAAGTAGGTGGGGCTCCACTGGGCGGCGAGCCGCATGGGTTTGGTCTCGTAGCCGTGGAAGGTGGGCATCAGGCCGACCTGCTCGTACGAGTCGCCCTTGGGTTTCGTCAGCTTCTGCGCGACCTCGGTGAACTGGCTCCAGGTCTTCGGGGGTTCGGTGATGCCGGCGGCCGCGAAGGCGGTCTTGTTGTAGACGAGGCCGTACGCGTCGTGCAGCAGCGGCAGCGTGCACTGGTTGCCCTCGAACTGCGTGTACTCCAGCAGGGTCTTGGGGAAGACCTTCGTCTTGTCCACCCCGGACTTGGTGAGGAAGGGGTTCAGGTCGGCGAAGGCGCGGGAGTTGCAGAACTTGCCCACGCTGTCGGTGGTGAAGGAGGAGACCACGTCGGGGGCCTTGTCCCCGCCCGCCCGCAGCGCCTGGTTGACCTTGTCGTCGGTCATGTCGCCGGTGACCCGGACCTTGATGTTCGGGTGCGCCTTCTCGAAGCGGGCGATGTTCTCCTCGATCGCCTTGACCTCGCTCGGCGCGGACCAGCCGTGCCAGAAGTTGAGGGTGACGTCCGCCTTCGGATCGTCGGAGGCGGTGTCCGCGCCCTGGCCCGTACAGGCCGTGGCGAGGGCGGATATCACCGCGAGGACGGCGGTCGCGGTGGTCAGGCGTCCGGTTCTGGGCATGGCGGGGCTCGCTCTCTGCAGGAGGAACTTCCGTGGGGGGTGCCGGGTGGGGGTGGCGGTGGGCCGTGCGGACGTGCAGGGGTGCAGGGGGTGCAGGGGGTGCAGGGGGTGCAGGAATTCGGGGTGCGCGGTGCGGGGGAGGGTGCGGACGGCGGGCGCCGGGCGGTTCAGCCCGAGGTGTCGAACACTTCGTCCCGGGTGGCGGCCAGCGCGCTCTCCAGCGCGCCGTGCAGGACGGGCCGCTCCCGTACCTCGCCGGGGACCAGCCGGGGCCGGGAGGGGGCCAGTTCGGCGAGTTCGACCTCCAGCAGCGCGCGCAGCGGCTCGCCTCCCGCACTGATCGCCGCTCCGGACAGGACCACGATCTCCGGGTCCAGCACGGCGACGACCGAGGCGAGGCCGGTGGCCAGCGCGGTGGCGTACGACTGGAGGAACTGCAGGTGAGCCCCCTCGGGAGCGGCGGCGGCCCGTGCGAGCAGGGCGACGGCGGCGGCGACTTCCGGTCCGTGCGGTGCTCCGGGGGCCCCGGCGGCCCCGGGCGCACCGGGGGCATCCGCGGGCTCGACGCCCAGTTCCGCGGCGAGCCGGGGCAGTCCCTCCACGCCGGCCAGCTCCTGGTACCCGCCGGAGTTGGCCCGGGTGACCTGCCGGACCAGGGGTCGGCCCGGCACCGGCAGGAAGCCCACCTCGCCGGCGCCGCCGGTCCAGCCGCGGTGCAGCCGGCCGCCCAGGACCAGTGCGGCGCCGAGGCCCTCCTCGTTCCACAGCAGGACGAAGTCCTCGTGGCCGCGGGCGGCCCCGAGGCGCTGTTCGGCGACGGCGACGAGATTGACGTCGTTCTCGTATTCGACGGGCATCGGCAGGGCGGCCGCCAGCTCCTCCAGGAGGGTGGGGGAGTGCCAGCCCGGGAGGTGGCTTGCGTAGCGCAGGCGGCCGGTCTGGGGGTCGAAGGCGCCCGGCGTCCCGATGACCACCCGGCGCAGGTCGGTGCGGTGCAGTCCGGCTGCCTCGATGGCGCCGCCGAGGGCCTCGGTCACCTGGGTGACGGCCTCCGCGCCCTCGGTGTAGGGGACCTCGTGGGTGGCGACCACGGTGCCGGTGATGTCGGCGACGGCCGCCAGCACCCGTTCCGGGGTGACGTCGAGACCGCCGACGTGGGCGGCCCGCGGGTTGATCGCGTAGAGCTGGGCGCTGGGGCCGGGCCGTCCGGCGTCCGTGCCGGTGGCCACGACGAGCCCGACCGCTTCGAGGCGGGCGAGCAGCTGCGATGCGGTGGGCTTGGACAGTCCGGTCAGGTGCCCGATGCGGGTCCGGGACAGCGGGCCGTGCGTCAGCAGGAGTTCGAGTGCGGCCCGGTCGTTCATGGCGCGCAACAGGCTGGGCGTTCCGGGCGTGGCGGCGGGCATCGAGCGGCTCTCCCTCACCGAGGTGATCTGTTAGGTAAGTTTCCTATCACTTGTTGAAGTGTGTCAATGCCGCTGCCCCGCAGGCCGTGTCCTTTTACGGATGACCTGCGGGGCAGCGGGGCGAGCGGGGCTCGTGCGACGTGCGGTTAGCCGGTTGCGCGGCCGAGCGGCTACTTCGTGATCCGAGGCCCGGCCGGCGGCGGGATCGGGGCCGTGGCCAGCGACTGCGGGGAGGTCGGGTTCGCGAGGGCGGACGGCGCGGCGACCGAGGCGGACGGGTCCGCCGGGGCCTCCTCGTCCTCGTCGGGGGCCGGCATGCCGCCGATGATCCGGATGCCCGCGGCGTCGAAGGCCTCCTTGATCCGCCAGCGCAGCTCCCGCTCCACCGCGAACTGTTGGCCGGGCATGGTCTTGGCGGACACCTTCACGGTCATCGAGGCGAGCAGCACCTCGTCCAGGCCCAGGACCTCCACCGGACCCCACAGGCGCTCGTCCCACGGGGACTCCTTGGCCATGGCGTCGGCGACCTCCTTGACCACCTCGCGGATCCGGGACAGGTTCTCCGAAGGCTTGACCTGGACGTCCACGCCCGCGGTCGCCCAGCCCTGGCTGAGGTTGCCGATCCGCTTGATCTCGCCGTTGCGCACGTACCAGATCTCGCCGTTGTCCCCGCGGAGCTTGGTCACGCGCAGTCCGACCTCGATGACCTCGCCCGAGGCCACGCCCGCGTCGATCTTGTCGCCGACGCCGTACTGGTCCTCCATGATCATGAAGACGCCGGACAGGAAGTCCGTCACCAGGTTCCGGGCGCCGAAACCGATCGCCACACCGGCCACACCGGCACTCGCGAGCAGCGGGGCCAGATCGATCTTCAGTGCGGCCAGCACCATCAGCGCGGCCGTACCGAGGATCAGGAACGAGGCCACCGACCGGAGCACCGAGCCGATCGCCTCCGAACGCTGGCGCCGCCGCTCCGCATTGACCAGCAGTCCGCCCAGAGCGGTGCCCTCCACCGCCTCGGCGCTGGTGTTCATCCGGGTTATGAGCTTGGTCAGCGCCTTGCGGACCGCCGAGCGGATCACCGCCGCTATCACGACGATCAGCAGGATCCGCAGGCCGATGCTCAGCCAGGTGGCCCAGTTCTGCTCGATGAAGCTGGCGGCCTCGGTGACGCTCTCCTGCGCCTCCTTGACCGATGCGGGCGCGTCCGGAACGTCGGCTGCCAGCGGCAGCAGGGCGGCGGGCCAGGGCACGACGGGAACCTCCAGGTGTAGCGGTCTGCCCGCGGAACCGGGGGACCCCCGGACGGATCCGGGGACATGCGGGGCAGACCAACCACACTAACGGGGCAATCCCTTCACCTTGGTGCCGTGTTCGAGGGAGAGACCAGACTCACCTGGGGATGACTGACTGTGGTTGAAAACACCTCGGACCCGTTACGGGCGAGTGGTGGCGTTTCGACCAGCCGTAAGGAGAGACTGGAGAGCAGATCGTCCCGGCGCGAGCCACGCGCCGCCGGCGTACAAGGAGGCAGTCCGTGCCGCACGTCCTGGTCCTCAACGCGTCGTACGAGCCCCTCGGCGTCGTACCGCTCCGCCGCGCGCTCGTCCTCGTCCTGGAGAACAAAGCGGTCTCCCTGGAGGAATCCGGCGCCTATCTGCACAGCGCGACAAGGGTCGTCCCCGCGCCCAGCGTGGTACGGCTCAAGCGCTTCGTGCGGGTCCCCTACCGGGGGCCCGTTCCACTCACCCGGCGCGCACTGTTCGCGCGGGACGGCGGTCGCTGCATGTACTGCGGCGCCGTCGCCACCAGCGTCGACCACGTCATTCCGCGCAGCCGGGGCGGCCAGCACGTTTGGGACAACGTCGTCGCCGCGTGCCGCCGGTGCAACCACGTCAAGGCCGACCGGCACCTGCTGGAGCTCGGCTGGCGGTTGCGCCACCAGCCGGCGCCGCCGTCCGGGCTGGCGTGGCGGATCATCGGCACGGGGCACCGGGATCCGCGGTGGATGCCGTACCTCCAGCCGTACGGGGCCGAGGACGCGCTGGAGCGGATCGGGGTCGCGGCCGGGTAGCTCCGCAGGGCCGCCGGTTCCGCGAGGGGTTGCGCCCGTCGGGGACCTGCGGCCCGGCCTCCCGGGGCGCCGCCCCGGACCCCGCGCCTCAAACGCCGGCGGGGCTGAAAGATCGGGGCTCCGCCCCCGGCCCCGCGCCTCAAACGCCGGCGGGGCTGGGTTGTGCCGGCGGGGCTGGTGTGCGGGGCCGGGAGGGCCGGGCTACGGGGTGACCGCGTAGGCCTCCGCCGACCAGAGCGAGCAGCCGTACCGCGTGGCGCGGGTCTCGCACGTGATCCGCAGGAAACGGGTGTCCGGGGCGTCCATCCGGAGCGACTCGCGGCCGCCCCGCGAGGCCGTTACGGCCACCGCCGGGCGCCAGGTCACCCCGTCCGCGGAGGTCTCCACCCGGTACGCCGACGGGTACGCGTCCTGCCAGTGCAGTTCCAGCCGCCCCACCCGCGCCGGCGCGGGCAGTTCCGCCCGCCACCACGCGCCGTCCACCGCCGGCGACGACCAGCGGGTGGCCGCGGAGCCGTCCACGGCCGCCGAGGCCGGGAAGGCGGGGGTCTCGTTCGCCGAGGAGGTCGCCCGCGCGGTCCGCAGCAGATCGGGGCCGCCGGTACGGACCACCGCACGCACCGTCAGGGTGCGTGACTCCCCGTCGAAGGTCACCGGCACCTGGTAGCTGCCCGCCGGGGTGCCCGCGGCGACTGTGACCTCCAGCGGGATCGAGACCTGGCTGCCCCGCGGGGCCACCGCGACCTGCGGGAGGCGGACCTCGATGCCCGCCGGCGGCCGCGCCACCAGCGGGCCGCGGACCTCGCCCGGACCCAGCGCGGACAGCGTCGCCGAGACCCGCTGCGCGGCGCCGCCGATCTCGGCGTCGACCGCGGCCCCGTCCGCCAGCTCGAACCGGGCCCGCGGGCCGTCCCCGAACCACGGCACCACCTGGTGCACCACGGGCGCGGACCCGGCCCAGGTCAGGCGCACCGCGTCCGCGCGTAGCCCCGTCGTCTCCACCTGGGTCCAGCCCGAGGCCGAGGCGTCGGCGACCTTGCGCCAGCCCTCTCCGGGTACGTGCGCCTCCACCGCGGCGCCCCGCGCCCCCGCGGGGAACGGGTCGGTCATCACGGTCACCGCCGACACCGGGCGCGGTGCGTCCAGCCGCACGGTCCAGGCCTCGGCCTCCTTCGTCACCGTGCCGGTCTGGCGGGCGACGCCGGTCCAGGCGTCGGCCTCGGCCACCGCCTTCGTCAGGAAGGGGTCCAGGACGGCCTTGTCCACCCGGGCCGATCCCGGCTGCGCCAGTGTCGCCCGGACCTCGGCCAGGGCCCGGGAGGCCTTCCACGCGGCCGTCCCGTCCCCGCGGGCCTGGGCCTGCAGGACGTCCACCGCCAGCTCGCCCGCCGTCCCGTAGCGCGCCAGGCGCTCCAGCCAGGGACCCGCCTCGCCCGACAGGGCCGGCAGTCGGTCCTTGGCCTCGCGCAGGACCGTGAACGCCTTGCGCAGCTCGGTCCCGGCCGCCGGATCGCCCGCGGCGCGGGCCTTCCAGAACTGCTCGACCAGCGGCTTCAGGTACGCCGACTCCTCCTGCTTGAGCCCGGACGACGCGGTGTTCCCGGCGAGCGCCGCCACCGCCTGGCGCGCGCCCGGGTCGGCGCCGGTCAGTTCCCGCACCGCCGCCGCCCAGGACTCGCCGGGCCGGTAGCCGCGCGGGTTCCACGCGAAGTCCGCCGCCGTGAAGAGCGGGATCCGCGACAGGGTGCCCTGCGGCATCGCGTTGGCCAGCAGCGCGGCCGAACCGCCCGCGACCGCCGGCTCGCGGCCCGCGTACGGGCCGAGGAAGATCCGGCCCGGATCCCAGTCGTTCACCGGGTAGTTGTCCATGGTGATCAGCGGGTGCCCCAGGGCGGCGCGCGCGCCGGCCAGCTCCTTGCCCGTGATCGTGCGCGGCACCACGCCCACGCCGGTCCAGGCCACCTCCACCCGCGGGTCCAGCGCGCCCGCCAGGGCCGTGCGGTAGGTGGTGGCGCCTTCCTGGTAGTACTCCGTCGGCAGCAGCGACAGCGCGGGCGCTCCCGGGTAGCGTGCGGCCAGGTGCGCCGCCAGTCCGCCCGCGACCTCGGCGTGCGCCTTCGCGGCCGCCGCCGGGCCCTTCCCGTACCGCTCCCGGTCGGCCTTGCAGCCCCACTCGGAGTAGCTGACGTCCTGGAACTGCACCTGGAAGGCGCGGAAGCCCAGGTCCCACATCGCGTCCAGTTTGCGCGCGAGCGCCGCCCGGTCGGCCTCCGAGGACAGGCACATCGACTGCCCGGGGGTCACCGCCCAGGCCAGGACGACCTGGTTGGCGCGGGCCCGTTCGGCCAGCGCGCGGAATTCCGCCTGCTGCTCCTGCGGGTAGTCCTGGCGCCAGCCCGTCGTGCGGTACGGGTCGTCGCCGGGGGCGACGAGCAGCCGGTTCTGCTTGGTGCGGCCCATGAAGTCGAGCTGGGCGAGGCGCTGTTCCTGGGTCCACGGCTGCCCGTAGAAGCCCTCGGTTATCCCGCGCACCGGCGCGGCCGGCCAGTCCCGCACCAGTACGCCGGGCATCTTCCCGCCGCCCGCCGCGAGCAGTTGGCGCAGCGTCTGCGCCGCGTGGAAGAGTCCTTCCGCGCCTATGCCGGCCAGCGCGATCGTGTCCCGCCCGGCGTGGCGGCCCGCGGCCAGCCGGTAACCCCCGGCCGGCAGGTCCGACGGCGCGGCCGCGCCCAGCGCCCGCAGCGCCTGCTCCGCGTCCGCGTCCTGGAGGCGTACGACGGTGCCCCGTGCGGGCAGCGGAGCGCCGGGGGCCGACTCGTGGACGGTCCGTACGCCCGCTGCGCGCAGGGCGTCCCGCACCACCTTGACGGCGTACGGGTCGGCGCCGGCCCCCGTGACCAGTACGGCCTCGGTGCCCAGCGGCAGCTCGCGCGCCGGGTCGGCGGTCATCGACTGCGGCCGCGGCCACACGGCGGGCCCCTCGGTGGCGGCCCTGGGGGTGTCGGCTCCCGGGTCGAGGA
Coding sequences within:
- a CDS encoding ROK family transcriptional regulator — its product is MPAATPGTPSLLRAMNDRAALELLLTHGPLSRTRIGHLTGLSKPTASQLLARLEAVGLVVATGTDAGRPGPSAQLYAINPRAAHVGGLDVTPERVLAAVADITGTVVATHEVPYTEGAEAVTQVTEALGGAIEAAGLHRTDLRRVVIGTPGAFDPQTGRLRYASHLPGWHSPTLLEELAAALPMPVEYENDVNLVAVAEQRLGAARGHEDFVLLWNEEGLGAALVLGGRLHRGWTGGAGEVGFLPVPGRPLVRQVTRANSGGYQELAGVEGLPRLAAELGVEPADAPGAPGAAGAPGAPHGPEVAAAVALLARAAAAPEGAHLQFLQSYATALATGLASVVAVLDPEIVVLSGAAISAGGEPLRALLEVELAELAPSRPRLVPGEVRERPVLHGALESALAATRDEVFDTSG
- a CDS encoding N-acetylglucosamine kinase: MGVTLPSVLAIDAGNSKTDVALLAPDGSVLCSGQAGGFQPPRTGVAAAVDVLAGAMADAGLRAGPAAGPWAERVSACLANADFAVEEQQLAREIERRGWGRATAVHNDTFALLRSGLPTGADPCGVAVVCGAGINCVGMTPDGRTARFPAVGRISGDWGGGGGLAEEALWFAARAEDGRGGPTELARALPAHLGHASMASLIEAMHLGRVEHARRHELTPVLFAVAAAGDPVALSLVHRQADEVVAMASVALGRLGLLEQEVPVVLGGSVLAAGHPQLNDRIAAGLAERAPRARIRVITAPPVLGAGLLGLDALGAPPGAYEKLRAHFG
- a CDS encoding carbohydrate ABC transporter permease is translated as MSGAHTGRRSSKAVLHWVGVHSLGVAAALFFVLPFVFLLLTSLMGDRQALTRDLWPDTWEWGNYAKVWHTPGFLTWWRNTLLYAGLGTLLTVVSSVPVAYALAKFRFRGRRLALLLVIAMMMLPPQVVVIPMYLFWAKQLDLSGTLWPLIVPMAFGDAFSIFLLRQFLLTIPDEYLDAARVDGCGEVRTLLRVVLPMARPGIAAVALFQFFCAWNDYFGPQIYASDNPAAWTLSYGLESFKGAHHTNWNLTMAATVLVMAPVIVLFFFAQKAFVEGVTLTGVKG
- a CDS encoding ABC transporter substrate-binding protein — protein: MPRTGRLTTATAVLAVISALATACTGQGADTASDDPKADVTLNFWHGWSAPSEVKAIEENIARFEKAHPNIKVRVTGDMTDDKVNQALRAGGDKAPDVVSSFTTDSVGKFCNSRAFADLNPFLTKSGVDKTKVFPKTLLEYTQFEGNQCTLPLLHDAYGLVYNKTAFAAAGITEPPKTWSQFTEVAQKLTKPKGDSYEQVGLMPTFHGYETKPMRLAAQWSPTYFTADGRSGLAVDPAFVKMLTAQKDLVAKLGGYEKLERFRNTFGDEWSAEHPFHTGQVAMQIDGEWRAPMAKEAGVAFEIGTAPMPVPDEQADDYGKGYLSGTIMGIAAGSKKQNAAWELVKYMTTDTEAVVAFANAIHNVPSTFAALQSPALQVTPEFKTFLDIARHPKSSTTPAKADGGTYQLTFTDFAYAVEKGDVGDIPAGLAKTDQQIDTDIAKAK
- a CDS encoding carbohydrate ABC transporter permease, whose translation is MTGAHPLRAKRRRSALRTAAFLSPWLIGFAVFFLYPLLSTLYFSFTRYDGFRQPAFNGLDNWSYVFTDYPLFWPAMRNTLWLVLVMVTCRVAFGLGIGLLITKIKTGTGIFRTLFYLPYLAPPVAATLAFVFLLNPGTGPANTLLDAVGLPTPGWFTDADWSKPALTALALWGVGDLMVIFMAALLDVPKEQYEAAELDGAGAWARFRHITLPNISPIIMFAVVTGVIQAMQYYAQPLVAGKVAAGVIGGSGQQFEPGYPDKSTLTLPQLVYNLGFQRFDYGTACVVALVLFALSMAFTALLMRRRGGLIGAGE
- a CDS encoding 6-phospho-beta-glucosidase, translated to MKLAVVGGGSTYTPELVDGFARLRDTLPVSELVLIDPAADRLELIGGLARRIFARQGHPGRITTTSDLDAGIAGADAVLLQLRIGGQAARLQDETWPLECGCVGQETTGAGGLAKALRTVPVVLDIAERVRRTNPDAWIIDFTNPVGIVTRALLQAGHKAVGLCNVAIGLQRKFAALLDLAPADIHLDHVGLNHLTWELGVRRGGPDGEDLLATLLATHGEAVAGDLGLPRTVLDRLGVVPSYYLRYFYAHDEVVRELGTKPSRAAEVAAMERELLALYGDPALDEKPALLAKRGGAFYSEAAVDLAASLLGDGGPAVQVVNTYNNGTLPFLPDDAVIEVQARVDGSGAAALAVPRLDPLFSGLISHVSAYEDLALDAALRGGRDRVFKALLAHPLIGQFDLAEGLTDRLLAHNKEHLPWA